In the Gossypium arboreum isolate Shixiya-1 chromosome 10, ASM2569848v2, whole genome shotgun sequence genome, one interval contains:
- the LOC108488655 gene encoding protein BIG GRAIN 1-like B: MDTWDKMVREERYRAKTENPSFSSSLLDAIYRSIDESNGGGKRNEDLIFCRETSSMRKKQSNNSSSSSRFQRACMIEKWMEKKENKVFVTPKSMADFDDPVLLNSSSTSSDSSYGGGFSSSESDSFYIAKSRSSSSYHCHRLPKPIRTSTISAPKHEVFQNNFHGATQKPKHEGSFIKTKSKALKIYSDLKKVKQPISPGGRLASFLNSLFTSGNAKKTKISSSKTEQVTSTCSSASSFSRSCLSTTKTPSSRGNVGTKRSVRFCLDEDSRPCGETKILHENELRTSMRKPVDKELEYRIMEENRRVAEATKELYNSYQKKKIKEELYMRGIIYNGNEVLSDDETSAIAAAAIADDDEDDIASDASSDLFELDNLSAIGSNERYREELPVYETTHLDTNRAIANGLIL; the protein is encoded by the coding sequence CGGTGGTGGTAAAAGGAACGAAGACCTAATTTTTTGCAGGGAAACCAGTTCGATGAGGAAGAAGCAAAGCAATAACAGTTCTTCGTCGTCGAGATTTCAACGTGCTTGCATGATCGAGAAATGgatggaaaagaaagaaaataaggtttTCGTTACACCAAAATCCATGGCGGATTTTGATGATCCGGTGTTGTTGAACTCGAGCTCCACCTCCTCTGATTCCAGCTACGGCGGTGGGTTTTCATCCTCGGAGTCGGATTCTTTTTACATTGCGAAATCAAGGTCGTCGTCTTCATACCATTGCCATAGGCTACCCAAGCCTATTCGGACCAGTACCATTTCAGCACCTAAACATGAAGTGTTCCAAAACAATTTCCATGGCGCCACTCAAAAGCCAAAGCATGAAGGTAGTTTCATAAAAACGAAATCCAAGGCCTTAAAGATTTACAGTGACCTAAAAAAGGTCAAGCAACCGATATCCCCAGGTGGTCGGCTTGCTAGCTTCCTTAACTCGTTGTTCACTTCGGGGAATGCGAAGAAGACAAAAATTTCATCGTCAAAGACCGAACAGGTAACGTCAACATGTTCTTCAGCTTCATCGTTTTCAAGATCTTGTTTGTCGACGACAAAAACTCCATCTTCGAGAGGGAATGTCGGGACAAAGAGATCGGTCAGGTTTTGTCTTGACGAGGATTCCAGACCATGTGGGGAAACTAAAATCCTCCATGAAAATGAGCTTCGAACTTCCATGAGGAAACCAGTGGACAAAGAGCTTGAGTACCGCATCATGGAAGAAAATCGTAGGGTTGCTGAAGCTACAAAGGAGCTTTACAACAGCTACCAGAAGAAGAAGATAAAGGAAGAGTTATATATGAGAGGTATTATCTACAATGGTAATGAAGTGTTAAGCGATGATGAAACTTCCGCCATCGCCGCGGCCGCCATAGCCGACGACGATGAAGACGATATAGCTAGTGATGCAAGCTCGGATCTGTTTGAATTGGATAATCTATCGGCCATTGGCAGTAATGAAAGGTACAGAGAAGAATTGCCTGTGTATGAAACAACCCATCTCGACACTAATCGAGCCATTGCTAATGGTTTGATTCTGTAA